In Piliocolobus tephrosceles isolate RC106 chromosome 6, ASM277652v3, whole genome shotgun sequence, the following are encoded in one genomic region:
- the DHRS7 gene encoding dehydrogenase/reductase SDR family member 7: MNWELLLWLLALCALLLLVVQLLRFLRADGDLTLLWAEWQGRRPEWELTDMVVWVTGASSGIGEELAYQLSKLGVSLVLSARRVHELERVKRRCLENGNLKEKDILVLPLDLTDTGSHEAATEAVLQEFGRIDILVNNGGISQRSLCMDTSLDVYRKLIELNYLGTVSLTKCVLPHMIERKQGKIVTVNSILGIISAPLSTGYCASKHALRGFFNGLRTELAAYPGIIVSNICPGPVQSNIVENSLAGEVTKTIANNGDQSHKMTTSRCVRLMLISMANDLKEVWISQQPFLLVTYLWQYMPTWAWWITSKMGKKRIENFKSGVDADSSYFKIFKTKRD, translated from the exons ATGAACTGGGAGCTGCTGCTCTGGCTGCTGGCGCTGTGCGCGTTGCTCCTGCTCGTGGTGCAGCTGCTGCGCTTTCTGCGGGCTGACGGCGACCTGACGCTACTATGGGCCGAGTGGCAGGGACGACGCCCAG AATGGGAGCTGACTGATATGGTGGTGTGGGTGACTGGAGCCTCGAGTGGAATTGGTGAGGAGCTGGCTTACCAGTTGTCTAAACTAGGAGTTTCTCTTGTGCTGTCAGCCAGAAGAGTGCATGAGCTGGAAAGGGTGAAAAGAAGATGTCTAG agAACggcaatttaaaagaaaaagatatacttGTTTTGCCCCTTGATCTGACTGACACTGGTTCCCATGAAGCGGCTACCGAAGCTGTTCTCCAGGAGTTTGGTAGA ATCGATATTCTGGTCAACAATGGTGGAATATCCCAGCGTTCTTTGTGCATGGATACCAGCTTGGATGTCTACAGAAAGCTAATAGAGCTTAACTACTTAGGGACGGTGTCCTTGACAAAATGTGTTCTGCCTCACATGATCGAGAGGAAGCAAGGAAAGATTGTAACTGTGAATAGCATCCTGGGTATCATATCTGCACCTCTTTCCACTGGATACTGTGCTAGCAAGCATGCTCTCCGG GGTTTTTTTAATGGCCTTCGAACAGAACTTGCCGCATACCCAGGTATAATAGTTTCTAACATTTGCCCAGGACCTGTGCAATCAAATATTGTGGAGAATTCCCTAGCTGGAGAAGTCACAAAG acTATAGCCAATAATGGAGACCAGTCCCACAAGATGACAACCAGTCGTTGTGTGCGGCTGATGTTAATCAGCATGGCCAATGATTTGAAAGAAGTTTGGATCTCACAACAACCTTTCTTGTTAGTAACATATTTGTGGCAATACATGCCAACCTGGGCCTGGTGGATAACCAGCAAGATGGGGAAGAAAAGGATTGAGAACTTTAAGAGTGGTGTG